A single genomic interval of Psychroserpens sp. NJDZ02 harbors:
- a CDS encoding ABC-F family ATP-binding cassette domain-containing protein: MLSVSNLSVQFGKRVLFDEVSTTFNNGNCYGIIGANGAGKSTFLKIISGQQDPTSGQVHLESGKRMSVLTQDHNKHDEDTVLETILKGNKALYKIKTEIDALYADYTDENADRIGELQVKFEEMNGWNADSDAAAMLSNLGIKEEFHYTLMADLDGKQKVRVLLAQALFGNPDLLIMDEPTNDLDYETISWLENFLANYDNCVIVVSHDRHFLDAVCTHISDIDFGKINHFSGNYTFWYESSQLAARQHAQQNKKAEEKKKELEDFIRRFSANVAKSKQATSRKKMIDKLNIEDIRRTSRRYPAIIFDRDREAGDQILNVEGLEYALDNEVLFKNIHLNLQKGDKVVLFSRDSRATTAFYEILNGNLKADAGKFDWGVTTTQSYLPLDNSSFFESNDMTLVDWLRQWAQTEEEREEVNIRGFLGKMIFSGEEALKKCNVLSGGEKVRCMLSRMMMTRANVLQLDEPTNHLDLESITAFNNSLKNFKGTMLFTTHDHEFAQTVANRVVELTPNGVIDRYATFDDYMQDPKIKELRDKMYTR; the protein is encoded by the coding sequence ATGTTATCAGTATCAAATTTATCAGTCCAATTCGGTAAGCGTGTGCTTTTTGACGAAGTAAGTACCACTTTTAATAATGGAAATTGCTACGGGATTATTGGAGCAAATGGAGCAGGGAAGTCAACATTTTTAAAAATTATTTCTGGGCAACAAGATCCAACGTCTGGTCAGGTACATTTAGAATCAGGAAAGCGTATGTCGGTCTTAACACAAGACCATAACAAGCATGATGAAGACACCGTTTTAGAAACTATTTTAAAAGGAAACAAAGCGCTTTATAAAATTAAGACTGAAATAGACGCGTTGTACGCAGATTATACCGACGAAAATGCAGATAGAATAGGAGAGCTTCAAGTTAAGTTTGAAGAAATGAATGGATGGAATGCAGATAGTGATGCTGCAGCAATGTTATCCAATTTAGGAATCAAAGAAGAGTTTCATTACACGTTAATGGCAGATTTAGATGGTAAACAAAAAGTACGAGTGTTATTAGCACAAGCACTTTTTGGAAATCCAGATTTGCTTATTATGGATGAACCTACCAATGACTTGGATTACGAAACTATTTCTTGGTTAGAAAACTTTTTAGCTAATTATGATAATTGTGTTATTGTGGTATCTCACGATAGACACTTTTTAGATGCCGTTTGTACGCATATTAGCGATATCGATTTTGGTAAAATCAACCACTTTTCAGGTAATTATACGTTTTGGTATGAGTCGTCTCAATTAGCAGCAAGACAACATGCGCAACAAAACAAGAAAGCGGAAGAGAAGAAAAAAGAGTTAGAAGATTTTATTCGTCGTTTTTCTGCTAACGTAGCAAAAAGTAAGCAAGCGACCAGTAGAAAGAAAATGATTGATAAACTTAATATTGAGGATATAAGACGTACAAGTCGACGCTATCCTGCTATTATTTTTGATCGTGATAGAGAAGCTGGAGATCAAATATTAAATGTTGAAGGATTAGAATATGCGTTGGATAACGAAGTGTTGTTTAAAAACATCCATTTAAACCTTCAAAAAGGAGATAAAGTCGTTTTGTTTTCTAGAGATTCTAGAGCAACGACTGCTTTTTATGAAATATTAAATGGGAACTTAAAAGCGGATGCTGGTAAATTTGATTGGGGAGTTACAACCACACAATCTTATCTTCCATTAGATAATAGTTCATTTTTTGAAAGTAACGATATGACGTTAGTCGACTGGTTACGTCAATGGGCGCAAACGGAAGAGGAGCGTGAAGAAGTTAATATTAGAGGTTTCCTAGGGAAAATGATTTTTAGTGGTGAAGAAGCTCTAAAAAAATGTAATGTTTTATCTGGAGGAGAAAAAGTACGTTGTATGTTATCTAGAATGATGATGACAAGAGCTAACGTATTACAATTAGACGAGCCTACAAATCACTTGGATTTAGAAAGTATTACTGCGTTTAACAACTCTTTGAAAAACTTTAAAGGAACCATGTTATTTACAACACATGATCACGAGTTTGCACAGACGGTAGCTAATAGAGTCGTGGAATTAACACCAAATGGGGTTATTGATAGATATGCGACATTTGATGATTATATGCAAGATCCAAAAATTAAAGAATTACGAGATAAAATGTATACTAGATAA
- the pheT gene encoding phenylalanine--tRNA ligase subunit beta yields the protein MKISYNWIKQFIKTDWTPEQTSELLTDLGLEVEGLDLYQSVKGGLEGVIVGEVLTCVQHSNADKLKVTTVNIGQEQPIQIVCGAPNVAAGQKVPVATIGTTLYTEEGEAWTIKKGKIRGEESHGMICAEDELGLGKSHDGILVLPEDTNIGTACADLFEVENDQVFEIGLTPNRADAMSHYGTARDLKAGLQQKGITIELITPSVSAFHVDSRTLKIDVDVPNKELAPRYCGVTISGLKVEDSPEWLKNRLKAIGLSPINNVVDATNYVLHDLGQPLHAFDANKVNGNKIEVKTLPTGTKFTTLDGVERELHEDDLMICNAEKPMCIAGVFGGIDSGVTAHTTNIFLESAYFNPVSVRKTAKRHGLNTDASFRFERGIDPNITEYALKRAALLIQEIAGGEITSEIVDFYPNKIEDFQVRLSFEKVTKLIGQEIPTETIKSILTSLDIKINSVTETGLGLTIPAFRNDVTREADVIEEILRVFGYNNIETNSKLNASISNASRFEDYKLQNVVGNQLAAQGWFEIMANSLTSANYITLSEQLKAEHNVEMLNPLSQDLGVMRQSLLFSGLEALSHNINRRQSNLKFFEFGKTYHDYNGTREEYKHLSLFITGFKTEESWSNAPQAKTNFFFLKGSIASTLDRLGISRYQESATTSDVFSEGLQLKIGRDTLVNFGVLKSKITKHFDITQDVFYADFNWDTIIEVAKRNKIKFTAIPKYPEVRRDFALLLDDNVTFDSLQAIAKKTEKQLLKKVNLFDVYQGKNLPKGKKSYALSFTFMDERQTLTDKVVDKIMNKLQNNFERQLGAELR from the coding sequence ATGAAGATTTCTTACAACTGGATTAAACAATTTATTAAAACCGATTGGACTCCAGAACAAACTAGCGAATTACTGACCGATTTAGGACTTGAAGTAGAAGGTTTAGACCTTTACCAAAGTGTAAAAGGTGGTTTAGAAGGTGTTATAGTAGGCGAAGTTTTAACTTGCGTACAACATAGTAATGCTGACAAACTAAAAGTTACAACAGTAAATATAGGACAAGAACAACCCATACAAATTGTATGTGGCGCGCCAAATGTTGCTGCTGGCCAGAAAGTACCTGTTGCTACTATCGGTACAACACTGTACACGGAAGAAGGTGAAGCTTGGACTATTAAAAAAGGGAAAATCAGAGGTGAGGAAAGTCACGGAATGATTTGTGCAGAAGATGAGTTAGGTTTAGGAAAATCTCATGATGGTATCCTAGTGCTACCTGAAGATACTAATATTGGTACAGCCTGTGCCGATTTATTTGAGGTAGAAAACGATCAAGTTTTTGAAATTGGTTTAACACCAAATCGTGCGGACGCTATGAGTCATTATGGTACAGCACGCGATCTAAAAGCAGGATTACAACAAAAAGGAATTACTATAGAGTTAATTACACCAAGTGTTAGTGCTTTTCATGTGGATAGTAGAACACTTAAAATTGATGTTGATGTCCCTAATAAGGAATTAGCACCAAGATATTGTGGTGTTACTATTTCTGGATTAAAGGTTGAAGACTCTCCAGAATGGTTAAAAAACAGACTAAAAGCTATTGGTTTATCTCCTATTAACAATGTTGTAGATGCTACTAATTATGTTTTACATGATTTAGGGCAACCACTTCACGCCTTTGATGCTAATAAAGTAAATGGTAATAAAATTGAAGTAAAAACATTACCTACAGGCACAAAATTTACAACTTTAGACGGTGTAGAGCGTGAGTTGCATGAAGACGATTTAATGATTTGTAATGCTGAAAAACCAATGTGTATCGCTGGTGTTTTTGGAGGTATAGATTCTGGTGTTACCGCACATACGACTAACATCTTTTTAGAGAGCGCCTACTTTAATCCAGTAAGCGTACGTAAAACGGCAAAACGTCATGGATTAAATACAGATGCTTCTTTTAGATTTGAACGTGGTATTGATCCTAACATAACAGAATATGCTTTAAAACGTGCAGCTTTATTAATCCAAGAGATTGCCGGTGGAGAAATCACTAGTGAGATTGTAGATTTTTATCCAAATAAAATTGAAGACTTCCAAGTTAGATTAAGTTTTGAAAAGGTAACTAAATTAATTGGTCAAGAAATCCCTACCGAAACGATCAAATCAATACTAACGTCGCTAGATATAAAAATAAATAGTGTAACAGAAACAGGTTTAGGCTTAACTATTCCTGCATTTAGAAATGATGTGACACGAGAAGCAGATGTTATTGAAGAAATTTTAAGAGTCTTTGGTTATAATAATATTGAAACCAATTCTAAATTAAATGCTTCCATATCAAACGCATCAAGATTTGAAGATTACAAATTACAAAACGTGGTTGGTAATCAATTAGCTGCTCAAGGTTGGTTCGAGATTATGGCTAACTCCTTAACCAGTGCCAATTATATCACATTATCAGAACAGTTAAAAGCAGAGCATAACGTCGAGATGTTAAACCCTTTAAGTCAAGATTTAGGTGTGATGCGTCAAAGCTTATTATTTTCTGGGTTAGAAGCTTTAAGTCACAATATTAATAGACGTCAATCTAATTTAAAGTTTTTTGAATTTGGAAAAACGTATCACGACTACAACGGAACACGAGAAGAATACAAACATTTATCATTATTTATTACAGGTTTTAAAACTGAAGAAAGCTGGTCCAATGCACCACAGGCTAAAACAAACTTCTTTTTCTTAAAAGGAAGTATTGCTAGTACGCTAGACCGCTTAGGCATTTCACGTTACCAAGAAAGTGCGACGACAAGCGATGTGTTTTCTGAAGGATTACAGTTAAAAATTGGAAGAGACACCTTAGTTAATTTTGGAGTTTTAAAATCTAAAATAACCAAGCATTTTGATATTACTCAAGATGTGTTTTATGCTGATTTTAATTGGGACACTATTATTGAGGTTGCTAAGCGCAATAAAATTAAGTTTACGGCTATTCCTAAATACCCAGAAGTACGTCGTGATTTTGCATTGCTTTTAGATGACAACGTTACGTTTGACAGCTTACAAGCTATCGCCAAAAAGACAGAGAAACAATTACTTAAAAAGGTTAACCTGTTTGATGTCTACCAAGGCAAAAACTTACCAAAAGGAAAAAAGAGTTACGCCCTTAGTTTTACTTTTATGGACGAACGCCAAACACTTACAGATAAAGTGGTTGATAAAATCATGAATAAACTACAAAATAATTTTGAGCGTCAGCTTGGAGCAGAATTAAGATAA
- a CDS encoding DUF2007 domain-containing protein, with the protein MTDYIKIFEGDFIIVQLLKSRLEDVGINPVIKDENESGRLGGFAGSRLPEVYVHKSELEKATPIIEAIKSETEA; encoded by the coding sequence ATGACAGATTATATAAAAATTTTTGAAGGTGATTTTATAATTGTTCAATTACTAAAATCACGATTAGAAGACGTTGGCATCAATCCCGTAATTAAAGATGAAAATGAATCAGGTCGATTAGGCGGTTTTGCAGGCTCTAGACTTCCGGAAGTTTATGTTCACAAAAGTGAATTAGAAAAAGCAACTCCCATTATTGAAGCTATTAAAAGTGAAACAGAAGCATAA
- a CDS encoding fasciclin domain-containing protein, with translation MKTLKLSKIVLGLSVMFVANLGLAQDKMMTKDTKMVGGAEMYPSKNIVENAVNSKDHTTLVAAVQAAELAGVLQSEGPFTVFAPTNAAFDKLPEGTVATLIKPENKEQLQTILKYHVVSGKWSAEAILGLIEKGDGKTMIETVSGGTLTAWLKGSDVYVTDENGNSAKVTIADVNQSNGVIHVVDAVLLPKA, from the coding sequence ATGAAAACATTAAAATTATCAAAAATCGTATTAGGACTTAGTGTAATGTTTGTAGCAAATTTAGGTTTAGCGCAAGACAAAATGATGACAAAAGACACTAAAATGGTCGGAGGCGCAGAGATGTATCCTTCAAAAAACATAGTAGAAAATGCAGTAAACTCTAAAGATCATACCACTTTAGTTGCAGCAGTACAAGCAGCAGAATTGGCAGGTGTATTACAAAGCGAAGGGCCTTTTACAGTATTTGCTCCAACAAACGCAGCTTTTGATAAATTACCAGAAGGGACTGTGGCAACTTTAATAAAACCAGAAAACAAAGAACAGTTACAAACTATTTTGAAGTATCATGTTGTTTCTGGAAAGTGGAGTGCAGAAGCTATTTTAGGATTAATCGAAAAAGGAGATGGTAAGACAATGATTGAAACTGTTTCAGGAGGTACGTTAACGGCTTGGTTAAAAGGAAGCGATGTTTATGTAACGGATGAAAATGGTAACTCTGCTAAAGTAACAATTGCAGATGTTAATCAATCAAACGGTGTGATTCATGTTGTAGATGCTGTATTACTTCCAAAAGCATAG